Proteins encoded together in one Paracoccus sp. SMMA_5_TC window:
- a CDS encoding iron chelate uptake ABC transporter family permease subunit — protein sequence MFDDFLTRALLAGLGLVLATGPLGCFVVWRRMAYFGDSTAHAAILGVALSFAFAMPIYLGTVAVAIAMAVLVAQLGGRGQSTDTVLGVLAHGALALGLVAASLVPSLRSGLDAFLFGDILAVTRADLAWIWCGAGLVLALLIWRWQRLVTSSVNEELAMAAGINPARERLILSLALALVVAIAIRVVGALLVSAMLIVPAAAARGFARTPEQMAGSAILFGGLAVFGGLWASLALDTPAGPSIVVAALVIYVASIVVYRK from the coding sequence ATGTTCGACGATTTTCTGACCCGCGCCCTGCTGGCCGGGCTGGGGCTGGTTCTGGCGACGGGACCGCTTGGTTGTTTCGTGGTCTGGCGCCGGATGGCCTATTTTGGCGATTCGACCGCACATGCCGCGATTCTGGGCGTTGCGCTGAGCTTTGCCTTTGCGATGCCCATCTACCTGGGCACCGTCGCCGTGGCGATCGCAATGGCCGTGCTGGTGGCGCAACTTGGAGGTCGCGGCCAGTCGACCGACACCGTTCTGGGCGTGCTGGCGCATGGTGCCCTGGCGCTGGGGCTGGTGGCGGCCAGTTTGGTGCCGTCACTGCGCAGCGGTCTGGATGCGTTTCTTTTCGGCGACATCCTGGCGGTGACGCGCGCCGATCTGGCATGGATCTGGTGCGGTGCGGGGCTGGTGCTGGCGCTGTTGATCTGGCGCTGGCAAAGGCTTGTGACGAGTTCCGTCAATGAGGAACTTGCCATGGCCGCCGGCATCAACCCTGCGCGCGAACGCCTGATCCTGTCGCTTGCGCTTGCGCTTGTGGTCGCGATCGCGATTCGCGTGGTGGGGGCATTGCTGGTGTCGGCCATGCTGATCGTGCCCGCAGCGGCCGCGCGCGGATTCGCCAGAACGCCCGAGCAGATGGCAGGTTCCGCGATCCTCTTCGGAGGGCTCGCCGTTTTCGGCGGCCTTTGGGCCAGCCTGGCGCTGGACACGCCTGCCGGTCCGTCTATCGTGGTGGCGGCGCTGGTAATTTATGTCGCAAGTATAGTGGTTTACCGAAAGTGA
- a CDS encoding metal ABC transporter ATP-binding protein, giving the protein MSALIAASGLSVTHPAGDLPVLRDVDFRIDPGEIVTVVGPNGSGKSTLMRALLGHVAPSAGQVTRMAGLRIGYVPQRVHVERAMPMTVRRFLSLPRRVTDDQAAAALDRTGVPGLQDRQIVALSGGQFQRVLLARALLNDPQLLVLDEPTQGLDQPGIVAFYKLIEEVRAQTGAAVLMVSHDLLVVMRASDRVICLNGHICCEGTPQAVSAAPAYRALFGAEAQGTLALYQHHHDHDHDHLHDAEADHRHGPGCVHS; this is encoded by the coding sequence ATGAGCGCGCTGATCGCGGCCAGTGGTCTGTCGGTCACGCATCCCGCCGGCGACCTGCCGGTCCTGCGCGATGTCGATTTCCGGATCGATCCGGGTGAAATCGTGACCGTGGTCGGGCCGAACGGGTCGGGGAAATCGACGCTGATGCGGGCACTTCTGGGTCATGTCGCGCCCAGTGCCGGGCAGGTGACGCGCATGGCGGGGCTGCGTATCGGCTATGTGCCGCAGCGGGTGCATGTCGAACGGGCGATGCCGATGACGGTGCGCCGTTTCCTGTCGCTGCCCCGGCGCGTCACGGACGATCAGGCCGCCGCGGCATTGGACCGCACGGGGGTGCCCGGCCTTCAGGATCGCCAGATCGTCGCCTTGTCCGGCGGCCAGTTCCAGCGCGTGCTGCTGGCGCGGGCCTTGCTGAACGATCCGCAATTGCTGGTCCTGGACGAGCCGACCCAGGGACTGGATCAACCCGGCATCGTGGCCTTCTACAAGCTGATCGAGGAGGTGCGCGCACAGACCGGGGCGGCGGTCCTGATGGTCAGCCATGACCTGCTGGTGGTGATGCGCGCCTCGGACCGGGTCATCTGCCTCAACGGTCACATCTGCTGCGAGGGCACGCCACAGGCGGTCAGCGCCGCCCCCGCCTATCGCGCCCTGTTCGGGGCCGAAGCGCAAGGAACGCTGGCCCTGTATCAACATCACCACGACCACGATCACGACCACCTGCACGATGCCGAGGCCGACCATCGCCACGGCCCGGGCTGCGTTCATTCCTGA